The DNA window GCGGACGGGCACTCGCGCACGTCTTCGCGCTGGGCGAACGCCAGCAGCTGCCGCGCGTCGTCGAGCGCGACCGCGCCCTGGGCGCGGTCGCCGATGCGGCCGACGAGGTGCCAGTAGCGGGCGTAGAACTCCAGCCAGGGCAGCTCAAGGGCCTCGGCCTGCTGCGCGATGGCGGGGGCCATGACGTCGAGCTGCGGGTATCGGCCCTCGTAGGCCTGTGCGGGAAGGTCTCCCAGCGCCATGGCGAGGCCAACGTTGCCCGCCTCGGAAAGCTGCTGCTGGGTGTCGCCGACCCAGGCCCAGATGTCCACGTCCATGGGCAGCCAGTCTGCCAGGTCAACGAGCGTGCCCAAAACGCAGAAGGCCGATCAGCTCGTCCGATTCGCTGTCGCCGAGCACCGAGAAGATCGGCGCCATGAGGTCGTCGGTGCGCTCCTCGACCTCGGCCCGGCGGGCCACGAGCTCCGGGGACGGCTCGGGGTAGGGCTCCGGCCAGGTGAAGAACTGGGCGATCCGGGCGCCGGTGGCCTGCCCGAACGGGGTCGCGTCGTGGCCGGTGGCGAGCGTGGCCTCCAGCGGGTGCAGCCCGGCGGCGAGCACGGCGTTGGCGTGCAGGCCGCCGCGCAGCTCGCGTACGCAGTGCATGAGCTGGACGGCGCGGGCCGGCGGGTCGTCGGCGAGCGGCACCGCCCGCCAGCCGGCGAACAGCGGCGCGCCCACGGACGGCGCCGCGGCGACGACCGGCTCCAGCAGCTCGGCGATCCTGGCGCAGCCGTCGTAGCCGCCCAGCTTGCGCCGGCCCCAGTCGCGGCACACCTCGGCGTAGACCTCGACGGCGCGGTCGGCGGCGAGCTTGCGTCCGCCGTTCCAGCTCTCCTCGACGTGCTCGCGCGGGAAGAAGACGGCGACGGAGTGGACCACGTCCGCGTCGCACTCGCCGAGCACGCCGCAGCGGCCGCGGAAGTAGAACTCGCGGGAGCCGAGGCCGTGCTCCTCGCAGGCGGCCTTCGCCTCGCGGGAGATCATGAAACCGCCGCCGAGCTGCCCGATGGGCGCTTTTACCTGGACTGCGGTGGTGCGTGGGTCTGCCATGTCCCACCTCTCGGTTCGGGAAGCAGACCCAGCATGCCTCAGCAGAACATCATTCTGCAAGCATCAGCTCGCCGCTCGCCACGATCACCGCCGGTCCGGACAGGTAGCTCGTGTCCTCGTCGAGGATGACCGTGAGCGTGCCGCCGAGCACCTCCACCGTCCACGTGCCCGTGGTGTCGCCCGACAGGGCCGCCGCCGCGACCGCCGTCGCCACCGCGCCCGTGCCGCACGAGCGGGTCTCGCCCGAGCCGCGCTCGAAGACGCGCATGACCGCGCGGCTGACGCCCACCGGGTTGAACAGCTCGACGTTGACGCCGCTCGGGAAGACGCTGAT is part of the Nonomuraea coxensis DSM 45129 genome and encodes:
- a CDS encoding SCO6745 family protein, whose amino-acid sequence is MADPRTTAVQVKAPIGQLGGGFMISREAKAACEEHGLGSREFYFRGRCGVLGECDADVVHSVAVFFPREHVEESWNGGRKLAADRAVEVYAEVCRDWGRRKLGGYDGCARIAELLEPVVAAAPSVGAPLFAGWRAVPLADDPPARAVQLMHCVRELRGGLHANAVLAAGLHPLEATLATGHDATPFGQATGARIAQFFTWPEPYPEPSPELVARRAEVEERTDDLMAPIFSVLGDSESDELIGLLRFGHAR